Below is a window of Leptidea sinapis chromosome 4, ilLepSina1.1, whole genome shotgun sequence DNA.
ttgttatttttgctgATCACAAATAAAGTAATGTGAACTCAAaagcatataaattaaattaacatatttacaaaaggacATAATATACATCGGTGGgctgtttaattattttatcatctcATTGTGTTTTTTGGAAACTTATTTTTGTTATCTTATCAATactcaattaataaataatttttgttttttttttggggcTTACGACGACGACGACATGAGCAGGAAGTTCATGTGATGTTATCTTTTACATCCTGCCCattgttatcaataaaataagatattgaGTGCCATAACTGTCCAGTAATTATACTAGCTGTGGCGcccttcaaaatgaaacacaataccgcttgcacattactgcttcacggtggaACAACTCACCCAATTACTCGAACTATCTGCTGTTTTAATTAGAAAAGTCCGCGCATCATCCCaataaagtacatatatacactATATGCAATTGTTAAAAACCGTTTGtgtgttactataacataactgactttcttaatgataaaacACCATGTTAATGGatccaccctcaggctattataaataataacttttattgtatgatattacattttAGCGATATTTccatcaaataaaaaagaccaGCAGCATTTCTTGCGaccattcttctcaagtctgaggcatccTTTTTCGAATGAGTTGATGTTTTTGACATTAAATAAGTCATTTCAtgttctattttgaataaaaataattgaatttaaatttgaaatagctCATAATTTCTTACGAACACATAGTGAAAGTATGCAGGTCAGAAATTGACACTTCCTTATCAGTTGTCAAACTGGTTTTATACCAGCTTACACATCACATAACAggactttttatattttaataattatggcaTCAACAAAGAAGTACATTAAAccataattaatttgaatattttataattggtCGTATCATCAATATGAATTGACAAAACagtattttctttacatttttttttcacacttacatgcaaattatcttgccccaaacataTATTCAATGTAGTAGCCATATTtttaatcatacataaatacataatatatgaatgataaatgtggtagaagacacacaacaaAGCAACATAAAACCGCATAGGCAACATAAAACGGTTCCCCCCAGGAGAGCTATTAATAGCAGTTTTAAAATTTAGTGATACAGCAGGACCTCTATAATTTGAGCACCTCTGTGTTTCAAACACCCTTCTCATTAAATACATGCCTTGAATGGGCTGACCAAGGAGACATTCTTGTGCCAGAAATGCTTTTACGTAAATTATGAGGCaaagctttttatttatcattaaataaccatGGCAAACTTAAATCTTGGATTTCATTCAAAAAGTTTAATGAATGTTACATTTATAGATGAATatacatttcaaatttcatcaaaatttaaaatatcctGTAAATTGTCAGTACTATAATCCAAATGGGTTTTTCGAAGTTTCTGTATTTACATAGCACCTGTTTAACACCATCATACAAAAGTTAGAATAACCATAAGAGTTAACCAAATAATATGAGTAATTAAATAACTCTTTATGGAGAAGTctaaactttgaaataaaaaataaataaataccatttTCAACCTGTAAATTTAAAAACCATTTGCAAAGGGTTCAGAAACCACTTGACTATGAAGTCatgtaaaacatattattttgtgtaGGTTGTGACTAAATTGTAAGTGTCCATGCCACTGTTTCCATGTCTTTTATATTCACCAAGAACTCTCACAGTCACAGTCACAAAGATGCTAGAAACATCAACAATTTGATAGTTTCGGGGGAAAATGACCCACCCTCAGATTATATTGAAATGTCATCACAATAATGTGTTGTGGTTGAATCACATGCCACATTACACTATGAGCTGACTGGCCTTTAttggagatttttttttggaacgaagttccttacggcaggcttggaggggatagggattttgctgcgcgaccgaaatgaaaaaatgtgatagtaaaaccgtaagaaaaaatctgtggaaaaaagtgcgtggaataaaaccgttaaatgagacatgcgcaggcgcgacagtcgcatacacaagccagaagtgtataatacctttctCTTTCTCCCTCTTtttgtcgattctacattagccgaaggaactttgTACCTGGTGTcgcacgacaccacatcattttttttttagataaaatgCATATTGATGAGTTCAGATCAGAAAAAATTAAGACTTTCTGGATCTATTTTCAAATGGTTTGCTGGTCTTATGATCAATGGTTTTGTATTTAAttctttcaaaattattataggGCTCCCATGAGGGTCCCATTGAGgttcaattcaattaaaattttcataaaatttctgTATGCTGACTATCTCAAAATATTAAGCCAATAACACCTCGCATGGATTTGAAATTACTTCAACAAGATTGAAACAGATTCAAGCAAATTGAATGATATATCTTTAAATACATGCTTTATAATGTAATTAACACATCTATAATTTAAGCGCTCAAGGCATATTCAATGTGAATGAATTTAAAAGGCTTGAGAATATGGTGTGATAAAGAATTAAGattttacaaacataatattatctggaCAACACAACAAGAGCAATCAGCTAATCATTAGTAATAccaaagtatttaaaattcattacacaaaaaaaaaattaaacttatttgtaCACTCCATTTTGGAATGCTACAGCATAGTTTGGAGTATGTTATGATATATCTATAAAGTGTATTGAGAGTCAGCAAAAACATTTTATGTAtcatatgtaattataattattttttttagcaaATTAGCTCTCAAGTTGCAAAATAATCACACTGGCACTTTAGAGGAATTTTTTTACTTGACTTTAGATCTTTGTTTTCATACAATGTTTTTAAAGGTAACATACTTTCTCCATACTTACATTAATACTACACTTACTGGGCCAAAATGCTGCTATTTCAAtagaaatcatttcaataaattgACATATACTTGCTGTttgttcaatataaaaaaatactaaatttacaAAAGTGACACactttgttttcatattttatttttaagtttctaTCATTATTATAGTACTTAGTAGTTCTtgtagattttaatttttttaatagtataaCTGTCTTATGTTGTAGaatttactattaataatattttttctatttatatatgtgtgtgcatgtaaatagtataatttgttagttgccctcacactattacatattctatgcccttacaagaaaaataaaaaaagttgatGTGCACTGCTTTGTAATATCAATGTACTTGATagcaacataaaaaaatatacaaatctaTTCGAATgatataaattagaaaaattttgtgtggttccgtttatatttttttattttggcaaTACAATAACAGCATTACTATTCCACTTTCtacttattaataatgtaattagtaaattaacaTGTTTAAACACTCACCTTTCTGTGACTGGGACGGCCTTCGATTTTAGTTCATAAAACATAAAATCCTGTTGTTGTGTTGTAGTCATCTCCTCCAAAATCCTCTGATCATCACTGAAATCGTTAGTAAGAAGGGATGCGAGATCGTATCCCATATCTATACCGGACTCATCCATCGTAAATAAACAACACAGACACAAAACTAACActtaaacacaatattttaagaGTTCAAATCAAATAACGTTACCCGGtagttttattatgatttaaaactGATACTTTTACAACAGCCATCCTACCAGCTGTCTGATTATTGTTGTTATTTAGAACCAATAACCAATTTAAATGGAAAGAGGAGTAGATGAAGGGAAAAGAGATATGAAACAATCATATTTTCATAGAGaaaggtttttataattttttgatcTGGTAACTAGGAATAGACAAACACGAGACAGTCCTTAGAACATTGACACTATAGAAGTAGTCCCCGCGTGCACCTTTAAGATAGCAATACTTCTAACAGGTGTAGTCTCACACCCATATTCTAAGTCGTAAACTCACGATTTCCTCGACTCGACTCAACCTCACTGAGGGGTTTTCATATTCACAGTTGTAATTTTTGTCCTTACCTTAAACACCTTCCTCACTCGAGGTGAGTTTGAGTCGAGGAACCAACTGTCAAATGTAAGGTTGATCGCCATCTACCTTGAGGAAGTTTATAAGTAATTGTTAGCTACAAAagacattatttcattaattttttataatgtctttcgaaagttttattgaatatatgtaCGATAGTCCTAACGACTACTTATCGCGACGATATTTACGAGATGCAGAAAATCCGATGGAAatttatgatgaaaatgaatttcGAATAAGATTCCGCTTCACCAAAAATATTGTGGCAAGCTTTTTGTTACCCCTGCTCTTCCAAAATACTGGAGACAGCAATCGTGGATTGCCGATTCCACCCGTGATCCAAATGCTAGCAGCCTTACGATTTTACGCAACTGGAAACTTTCAAGTAAGTATTCTTATAACTTGTCTACATTCATAAAATTGCAATACAAAGCTTtgtatgtatacatttttacttTAATCGGTATTTTTACAGATTGTTTGCGGCGACTTGCACCAAATAAGTCAATCAGTCGTTTCAAAGATTGTGGCCAATGTATCGAAAGCTTTAGCTTTAAAAATAAGGCGCTTCATTAAATTTCCTGACGTCCCTGAGCAAGCTAATGTGAAGATTCAATTTCATCGTGTTGCTGGATTTCCTGGGGTTATTGGATGCATTGATTGTACCcatattccaataaaaaatccaAACCGACAAAACGGCGAAGTATTTCGAAATCGTAAAGGTTGGTTTTCAATTAATGTGCAAATAGTATGTGGCCCTCGGATGGAAATATATGATATCGTAGCACGCTGGCCTGGATCTGTCCATGACtctagaatatttaataatagcaGGTGTTATATGAGATTTGAAGAAGGGGAAATTGCAGGTTTACTGATTGGTGATAGTGGTTATGCACAGTCACCATACATGTATACACTAGTCCATAATCCACAATCACAACctgaattcaaatataataggGCCCATATCAGTACTAGAAATATTATAGAAAGGTTTAATGGATATGGAAAAGAAAATTTGCATGTTTGAATAGAAAACTGCAAAATAATCTGTCAAATACATGTAATATTATAGTGGCATGTGCTGTGctacataatattagtattgagCCCAATCAAGAAATGATTGAACCCTTAACCAATCTTGCTGTAGTTCCAGTACCTCACACTGGTGATACAGCACGAGGTAGTGTTATAAGGGCTGCCTTTATAGCAAGACATTTTAGTTAACACCTACatcttattatgtttttatatatacatttttttatatgttactttaaggaaaatttaaatattaatctttactattattgttCTATTAATAAGTTTGTTAAATACTGTTCACAACTAAATTTTTGGATGatttataaatgaatgaatactaagcaataaagttttttattacacaatagAATTGAAATAAGCATATACATACAACctaatactaaattaattatcaaaattttttatttttaaatattcttaaactTAATTCAGCCTCTTCTCTTTTGGCTCTATTGCAGAGGAGAAGTTCCTCTGCAGCTTCTCTCTCAGTTTTGGCTTTGAGAAAAATCTCCTCTGCTGCCTTCACCATCCACTCCTTCTCAGCTATTCTGAGCTTATGCAGCTCCACTTCCCTTTTCTGAGATTTTCCATATGTTTGTTGACGGATATGAAATTCTTCTTGAATCACTCTGGTCCGTATATTTCTTGACTCTGAAatgtaaatcatataataagacctatattgtaaatgtaaaacaacaatttcagacatttattgattttttttttaaataataacaataggcCTGTGGTCTCCGTCTCTCTAACCATACCATCAATAGAGAACAAGTTAAACTGTCTACCCAGCCACTACCACTAACAACTGATAATAAATGTAAAGAGTTGCAATAAGTTATCTAAGCCCATCGACCAGTATTTAATCAGCATGGTGAGTTGAGGCTCTATATCCCCTATCTTCAAATAATAAGAAAAGACACCAGTGATGAACAGTCAGACATTAATTAAGTGGTTCATTATGGCAACTATtttgcctattataatgtgttcaggtataacatttatttaatttaattgaatgaacattcattttaaactttgacaaaatatttttataactacctTGTGATGGAGCTGCACTATAATCAGTCAACCGGGACTCTGTCAAATGTGGAGGAGTGTTTATAATGTTTTCTGTAAAATTACGTATAACATTAATActtaacaataaacataatatataataacataatattattttttataattttaaaaaggttGGTTATTTTACCTCTTTCTGACACATGTTCAACTGCTGGTACTTGAGATGACATGTCTAACAACATCACATCATCAATTTGGATTACTGCCAAACAGAAAAACAGTCATAAAAAATCACAAATGGCAATAAACTTAAAGCAGTAAGTACCAGAAGTACTTTAATGTTATTTACCTGCACTACAAGGTATGTTATCACTGTCGATTACATCTGCCAACTCCACATCTGTCTGTTCAGCGAGAGCATCCTCCAGTACAGGTACTAGGTATGTAAGCATTAGAGGAACCACCACCGGTCCTCATCCTTTCCCTTTTCTCTAAGGCCAACATACTTTTACGCCTGGTCCCAACATTTTTTAAGTTGAGCTTCAGTACTCtaaaaataaagtgataaagaaataattgcTCAAATGTTTCGTAAAGTTTGCCTTAAGTGAatacaatagaataaaatatattttcaactaCAGTAAGTACTTACTTTTGAATTCGTTTCTATGGCATTGTACTCCTCTGTTAGGCTAAGCCAGGGATTTTTTTAGCCACTGCGCTCCCCATAGTGGCTatcgaatttaatttgtatttgatcACTAACTCCTGCAGACAAATCTTCTCGGCTTCATTGAAAAGCTGTCTTCCAGTTGcagtcattttaaataattgctcaATAAGGACAACACACGATTGAATTCACTTGTATACTGCGAAGcgaacaaaatattttcttctccAAGCCAACCACTTCACAAATATCACAGTATTTTTTGCGCAAAACATGGGTTTTGTTTTCAAGTGCATTTAAGGAATTCGAATTACGCTgcgttaatatttgtttatttatgtgttcGCTTTCATTTTACACTTCACTAATCACTTGACACAAGAAGTTGAAAGCCACAGATAAAAAATCGTCAATAATAAGGTTAGCATTCCTCCAAACGATGACGTAATTCATAAGTTTTACCTCGACTCACACTCATTCGAGGAACCTCATGAATTCCTCAAACTGACAACTATGAATACCAAACTTGAGTTCCTTTCAAGTCATTCCTTGAGGCCTCCTCGACTGAGTTCGAGTCGAGGGACTTTCGAGGTAACGACTTAGAATATGGGTGTTAGGTgctgtcatattattattatgactaaaatTACCCCTCACGGAATTAAATCGTATAACATAATGTCACATACGCAACAGATGATTGGGAATgtaaatgaatttaatataataatgaaaagcatgtaatgacaattattatatttatcataggaccataacataaaaataaattcagaaAATTACTTATCATTGCCTATTAATATATGCTACAGTCAGAACTTTAATAATGATCAGgaaatatattgtgttatttCTATTCACGTgtatttatatactttaataaatctaagtttataaaatatgtataaaaactatgtattatattatgagatagatacaaaaaaaatatcataaacttGGAGTGCCCCCTGCAACGGAGTCATACCCAAGGGCTGAGCTTTCGGTGGCAGGTCTGCAGACAGAGGCATCTAGTTATTTGATCTTTGAGCCAACCGCTTAGCGAGAAACGTTTGATATATTGATTGAGGCTCTTCGCAATAAGACCGCCATAAGAACTATTCAAGCTATTATAGTCGAGTCAACGTCTCGTTAGTCATCTTGTTAGCTAAGTTAAATTACTTGCTGAACTAGTCCTTCTCAGCTTTCATGAGGTAGTCTTTATATGGGATAGCGATTTTGGCGAGTTATATATATCCTGGCAACGGATCGGTTAATAACCACATTACCAtgcttattttttgttattatttgtgtTACATGAAATTGGACTGAAGAAATTGTTGCATGTTTATTTTGTTCCCATTAATCTGTTCGTCCTGTTGCttttatccattttttttagtattggaTGTAATGGAAACCTGAAatagattattttgttaattattttactgcACATTGTCCATCATCCTTACATCATGTTCcttgttttatttctttgtaTTGATTTTTGCTCTATAGTCACCTATTTTTAGGAAATTTGTGgtaatcaaaataaacataacataaaacagTGACAATCAATATGCTGCCATAACCAAGATATAGTTTCACCCTAGTTATAGGGTAATGATATATATTaaaccttattttattaaattaacatacagaaggtatttattattagtattaataatttacaacgGTATATTAGTATGGAGTAAGGAAATTAGAACGAAATTTGAACGTTTTTCTATAATTGATAAAACAAAGGTCATGATAATtatgtgtaataaaaatataaacataattattctATTTCAGGTTTCCATTTaaccaaaaatttaaaaatcaatggAAAAATGCCACAGGATGAACAGATCTATGGGTGCCAAGTAAATATGCAAGAATTTGTTGTCTTACTTTTATGCGACACAAACGGCTAATTGAAGATGCAGTTCCAATAGAATTTATTATGTCAGTGCTTTATTGTtgcttacaataattaaatgtttattgttgCACTTCACAGTAACCCTGTCACTTATAAATTCGTAGTTATTAAGAATTTTTGTGGTCATTAAGTAGCTACCTACATTGTTTTTTGAACATTCATCACGAACCGGTTATCACCAATTGTTGATCGTCAATCATCAATCACCAACAGTTAATCACCAATCGTTAGTCACCAATTACAGTTATCGTAATCGTAATAGTTACCATAATTAATCATCGTTTCCATTAATCGTTAAGcgttaaactttaatatttgaCGGTTAAATGGTAATcgttttcattttgtttttgttatataattttttatgaaaataagggacgagacgagcaggacgttcagctgatgcttatcgatacgccatacccattacaatccagtgtcGCTCATgtgtcttgaaaaacccaaaaattcggcccggcactacatttgcgctcgtcaccttgagacataagatgttgagtcacatttgcccagtaatttctctagcttcggcactcttcagaccgaaacacagtaatttttacacattactgcttcgcggcagaaataggcaccgttgtggtagccataatctagctggcttcctgtgcaaaggagcctcccactagtatatatatatatttattgttattgtcAATGTATTAAGGACCTACTTATGCAAAACGGAATCAATCCACACAATGAAAGTTTTGAGATAAAGCCGTTTTTGTCTTCATATTGTAAAGAGAAAAaatttttgctatttttaataaattttagttataaaatttgttaaaatccTTTTTTCTATGCACACAAATACAATATGGATAAAAATTATGaagattttaaaagtaataaaagaaaatctCATTGGTTCCTTTTAGTGTGTTAAACTATCTGTGTGTGGGTTGGttctttgttattttattgCCAAGCCATAACATTATTGTGAAAATCTTatatttgtttgaaatattttactaaaaaattaaaatatatcttaaaataatatgataataatatataataaaaattacaaaaatgtttGATTAATAATTAGCAAAAATACTTAATCAAAATGCGATTCTACTTCAAAATCATATTACCCGACAGACCCGAAAAGTCTTCTATTTCAGAATTTTCAGTAAGGTTTACATAGAAATCGTGTGAGACTTGCGGAATCTGGTTTAGCATGTTTTTAAAATCCTTTAAGGACAGTCTGTCCTGTTTGCCAAAATGTTTccattataatatcatttttaaccattattttataaatattgagcCATGAAATTTTCTCTCCATTTTTCTTTCTATTAATCATGTTCTTTTCTTACTTTTATGATGACAGGAAATCTTTCTTTACAtgcattaattttgtttttacaagTTTTCATAACCTGAATGTAAGCATCTGGTGTATAGAACCTCTGCCTTCCCAAAATCCATTTAGGAGTAGGTAAGCTATGCCCCAACTCAAGGAATCATATATTGATTTTTTCTAAAGTTTCATGTTCATAATGGCTTTAAGcattaatatcaattttatattgCTGTATTCAAACCAACACAAGAATCACCCCATAACAATTATATGTTTCACATTTTCACTAAGCATATGCCAGCTTCTCCTTCTACCCATACTTTGCAATGAGCTTCGTTGTTtgtattgacacgagagtgggtcagggattggaaataatactccgcttatagaaacgagtctttatttgcgttcactttttctgaacttgcacttgccAGTCttccgctgttcctcttgtgggcggcggtaccttcaacgcgtcacagtgcaccgaacactaggtctcttctatcttcttcttcatgGAACACTTCcgcttttcactacttcttcttttcttcttcttcttctgtacactttcgagtcagaactagaactacCGTAGGCATTGGAgagagtattgctgacggagctgttgaaattatcaatgttttGAAGTtcgacaactctcgtcatgtacgttgctgcacgatatgacgtttgacaactctcgtcaaatagtcgaagcgttgctacgcgacagtATGTACCTATACCTCAATTATATACCCAGGGTTGTCGCGGTAAACTTACAACGGTACAACGTTTTTTCTAGAAAAAGGGTCAGCGTTCCAACGCAGGGTTCATCGTTAGCAAGCCTCATATCAGTTTTCAAGAGTTTTGGTTTTGAAAAGATTTTGCGATATCTTGATGCACAATCTGCTTTTGTTCAATATTGGCTCTGATTTGTTACGATGACAATTGCAGCAATTGACTTTCAAAAAAATCACACATATTACATGTATTTTAAAGAGACTTGGAGTGCGTGTagtttaaatttcgtaaaaaacaatttgtttacTTTTGCAGGAGACAATTTTTTCACGTTTGCCGTTTTCCCTTCACCGTTGTATAGCccgtataatatttttgatattgttATGTCTGTGCTCTAAAACTTATCCCCTTCTGTTTTTTCTCGGCGATAGTGAGATACATTGTCGGCAACCTTTTGACAAAAGTTTATCACAAACTCTTGCTTTCAAGAGATGCTCTATTTATTGCATCATCCATGCAGACCACGAATATCTGTAATGCAATTTTTGATCGCACCTTACAATCGTATTAATTATCCTTTTTGCAGACGtctgtaatatttttacaaacataatatctCTACAAACTGACATACCATCTAGAAAGTATTGGTGTGAGTAGTACTTTATTTGTAACTTTGGTTTTACTGTCAGTTGTTATGTAAATAACACTTCACAGGTTGTTCTTTAATTAAAGCagttaaaaacatattttgcaCTTGATAAGATCCTAGTGAGTGATACTTTTAAAATTGAGCAAACTTTTTTCTAGAGTTGACGTAAGATATGTTTAGAAACATTCGTTTTTTCCTTTCTTTTCGCGATAACCCACTGTATTTTGGTCTTTCATCAATCAGTAATAATTCGGTTTCGTAAACAGAAACAGGTTCTAAAGGTGATTTATCAATACTCTCCAAAACCGTCTCATCATCGAGTTTAGCAATTTCCTGTTGAGCACTGTGGGGTTCTAAATTAACTGGGTTCGGTTGGTGACTAGCAATCTCGTTTATTTATTCAGGTATTTGACTGAATTCTGCATGTGAAGTACTAGAGAAGATCTATCATCAATCGTGCCATAATCCCTATTAGCACAGTAGTTAGTATGTCTGACCAaatcattgctataaaatataatgtagcTTTGCCACATCTCAAGTTTGCGATTATTGACATATCAGATACACCTTCAGTGCTGGAATTATACTAACAATCTCAATCTCAACAATAACAATCTCAACTGATCAATCGATACACATGAAACAATGAGGCAGTTGCCGGAGATAGGAGGATCATCAAGAAatcattgaaataaattaagaaaaaaattgtgaattaCAATTATGAATGTAGGTATCAGTCATATCAGAGTAGTAAAATACTAGGGTTGTTCATAAGTGGACCACAGACAacataaattattcttaatagGGCTAACATGGGGAATGGATCTTTTTAGTTCATTGCACAACTTCTGGTGGGTTGGCAACCCTgtcataaaaatgttttgatcTGTCTAAATTATCAGATCATTTTGATCTTTACTGGGTTGATAGAAGGTACATTTTCAAAGCTTTCTGTAAACTTATCTCGATTTTGGCATGTGTGTAGATTGGTTGCTGTTTGCATAAGTAGGTCCTATTgtgttaacaaaattattttaatattaaagttttttgtGGCTTCActattatatttgtagataatgaACTGTGGACAAATCGAGTCAGCTCCATATGAAGGGTTCTATTACATCTATTTAgtggtatttaaaaataattccacGGATACTGACGCAGtacctttatttaaaataccCGTGTGAAGGTAACATTTTTTCTTATCTACATTAGGACAATTTGGgaattacaaattcaatttctACTTCTGCTGATacttcttattttatttcttgaaattgaaattactgttatagttaatatacaaatatgaGAGATTTTCCAAAACATTACCTCTATATGATTCCATTCGCCTATAATTCACCAGAACAAAcataatctttttaattga
It encodes the following:
- the LOC126979804 gene encoding putative nuclease HARBI1 — translated: MSFESFIEYMYDSPNDYLSRRYLRDAENPMEIYDENEFRIRFRFTKNIVASFLLPLLFQNTGDSNRGLPIPPVIQMLAALRFYATGNFQIVCGDLHQISQSVVSKIVANVSKALALKIRRFIKFPDVPEQANVKIQFHRVAGFPGVIGCIDCTHIPIKNPNRQNGEVFRNRKGWFSINVQIVCGPRMEIYDIVARWPGSVHDSRIFNNSRCYMRFEEGEIAGLLIGDSGYAQSPYMYTLVHNPQSQPEFKYNRAHISTRNIIERFNGYGKENLHV